In Oryza sativa Japonica Group chromosome 3, ASM3414082v1, one DNA window encodes the following:
- the LOC4333215 gene encoding putative pentatricopeptide repeat-containing protein At5g13230, mitochondrial: MRLGGWMLRPLNRGLLLPTLSCPVAPHRRGFAAYAAALQWLEDELTSLAILPSVPGVDSFACARQLQGCIARGDARGGRAVHGHVVRRGGVGRLDLFCANVLLNMYGKLGPLASARRLFDRMPERNMVSFVTLVQAHAQRGDFEAAAALFRRLRWEGHEVNQFVLTTMLKLAIAMDAAGLAGGVHSCAWKLGHDHNAFVGSGLIDAYSLCSLVSDAEHVFNGIVRKDAVVWTAMVSCYSENDCPENAFRVFSKMRVSGCKPNPFALTSVLKAAVCLPSVVLGKGIHGCAIKTLNDTEPHVGGALLDMYAKCGDIKDARLAFEMIPYDDVILLSFMISRYAQSNQNEQAFELFLRLMRSSVLPNEYSLSSVLQACTNMVQLDFGKQIHNHAIKIGHESDLFVGNALMDFYAKCNDMDSSLKIFSSLRDANEVSWNTIVVGFSQSGLGEEALSVFCEMQAAQMPCTQVTYSSVLRACASTASIRHAGQIHCSIEKSTFNNDTVIGNSLIDTYAKCGYIRDALKVFQHLMERDIISWNAIISGYALHGQAADALELFDRMNKSNVESNDITFVALLSVCSSTGLVNHGLSLFDSMRIDHGIKPSMEHYTCIVRLLGRAGRLNDALQFIGDIPSAPSAMVWRALLSSCIIHKNVALGRFSAEKILEIEPQDETTYVLLSNMYAAAGSLDQVALLRKSMRNIGVRKVPGLSWVEIKGEIHAFSVGSVDHPDMRVINAMLEWLNLKTSREGYIPDINVVLHDVDKEQKTRMLWVHSERLALAYGLVMTPPGHPIRILKNLRSCLDCHTAFTVISKIVKREIIVRDINRFHHFEDGKCSCGDYW; this comes from the coding sequence ATGCGACTGGGCGGATGGATGCTCCGGCCACTGaaccgcggcctcctcctccccaccttgTCCTGCCCAGTTGCCCCACACCGCCGTGGGTTCGCAGCCTATGCAGCAGCGCTACAGTGGCTGGAGGACGAGCTCACCTCGCTCGCGATCCTCCCCTCCGTCCCCGGGGTGGACTCCTTCGCGTGCGCCAGGCAGTTGCAGGGCTGCATCGCTCGTGGCGAcgcccgcggcggccgcgccgtgcaCGGCCATGTAGTGCGCCGCGGAGGGGTGGGGCGCCTGGACCTCTTCTGCGCCAACGTCCTGCTCAATATGTACGGGAAGCTCGGGCCCCTTGCCAGCGCGCGCAGGCTGTTCGACCGAATGCCTGAGCGGAACATGGTGTCCTTCGTCACGCTCGTCCAGGCCCACGCTCAGCGCGGTGATTTTGAGGCTGCCGCGGCTCTGTTCAGGAGGCTGCGGTGGGAGGGGCACGAGGTGAACCAGTTCGTGCTCACCACCATGTTGAAGCTAGCTATTGCCATGGATGCGGCAGGGCTTGCCGGGGGTGTGCACTCATGTGCGTGGAAGCTGGGCCATGATCACAACGCCTTTGTTGGTTCAGGGCTGATTGATGCCTACTCCTTATGCAGTCTTGTCAGTGATGCGGAACATGTGTTTAATGGGATTGTGCGTAAGGATGCTGTTGTCTGGACTGCGATGGTTTCTTGCTATTCTGAAAATGATTGCCCAGAGAATGCCTTTCGGGTCTTTTCCAAGATGAGGGTGTCGGGTTGTAAGCCTAACCCTTTTGCACTAACCAGTGTGCTCAAAGCTGCAGTTTGCTTGCCATCAGTTGTGCTAGGCAAGGGCATCCATGGTTGCGCCATAAAAACCCTTAATGACACGGAGCCTCATGTCGGTGGTGCTTTGCTTGATATGTATGCCAAATGTGGGGATATTAAGGATGCACGTTTGGCTTTTGAGATGATTCCCTATGATGATGTGATACTTCTGAGTTTTATGATATCCCGGTATGCACAGAGCAATCAGAATGAACAAGCCTTTGAACTGTTCCTCCGATTGATGCGTTCTTCTGTGCTGCCCAATGAATATAGCCTTTCTAGTGTTCTGCAAGCATGTACTAACATGGTTCAGTTGGATTTCGGAAAGCAAATTCATAACCATGCTATAAAAATAGGCCATGAGTCTGATCTTTTTGTTGGAAATGCACTAATGGATTTCTATGCCAAGTGCAACGACATGGATAGCTCACTTAAGATCTTCTCATCATTGCGAGATGCCAATGAGGTGAGCTGGAACACAATTGTTGTTGGCTTCAGTCAGTCTGGTTTGGGAGAAGAAGCATTGAGTGTATTCTGTGAGATGCAAGCTGCTCAGATGCCTTGCACTCAAGTTACATACTCGAGTGTGCTCCGGGCTTGTGCAAGCACAGCATCAATAAGACATGCTGGTCAGATTCATTGTTCAATTGAGAAGTCCACATTTAATAATGACACCGTAATTGGCAATTCACTTATTGATACATATGCTAAGTGCGGATACATTAGGGATGCTCTCAAGGTATTTCAACATTTAATGGAACGCGATATAATTTCATGGAATGCAATAATCTCAGGATATGCGCTTCATGGACAAGCGGCAGATGCTCTAGAACTTTTTGACAGGATGAATAAAAGCAACGTGGAATCCAATGATATCACTTTTGTTGCTCTGCTATCCGTCTGCAGTAGCACAGGATTAGTAAATCATGGATTATCTCTGTTCGATTCTATGAGGATTGATCATGGCATCAAACCAAGTATGGAGCATTATACATGCATTGTTAGGCTTCTAGGACGAGCTGGCCGTCTGAATGATGCTCTACAATTCATTGGAGATATTCCTTCGGCACCATCTGCTATGGTTTGGCGTGCATTGCTTAGCTCTTGTATAATCCATAAGAATGTGGCTCTGGGAAGATTTTCTGCAGAAAAAATACTTGAGATTGAACCACAAGATGAGACAACCTATGTCTTACTATCAAATATGTATGCTGCAGCTGGAAGTTTGGATCAAGTTGCCCTTTTGAGGAAATCAATGAGGAATATTGGTGTAAGGAAGGTACCTGGTCTTAGTTGGGTTGAGATCAAGGGTGAAATTCATGCCTTTTCAGTGGGATCAGTGGACCATCCAGATATGCGGGTGATAAATGCAATGCTGGAATGGCTCAATCTTAAAACTAGTAGGGAAGGTTATATTCCTGACATTAATGTAGTGTTGCACGACGTAGACAAGGAACAAAAGACTCGAATGCTGTGGGTGCATAGTGAGAGGCTGGCTTTAGCATATGGCCTTGTGATGACACCTCCTGGGCATCCAATAAGGATATTGAAGAATTTGCGTTCCTGTTTGGATTGTCATACTGCATTTACGGTGATATCTAAAATAGTTAAACGAGAAATCATCGTGAGGGATATAAATCGCTTCCATCATTTTGAGGATGGAAAGTGCTCATGCGGTGACTATTGGTGA
- the LOC4333216 gene encoding ABC transporter F family member 4, which translates to MGRKDTSSSSSAAGGKKDKPMSVSAILASMDAPASKAKPSKAASKPKPSKAPASSYMGDIDLPPSDEEEDDADLVAMATKPKAARATVDLNAIAPSQKDAKKKDKREAMAAAQAEAAKQEALRDDRDAFSVVIGARVAGSAGASEGDSAAADDNIKDIVLENFSVSARGKELLKNASLRISHGRRYGLVGPNGMGKSTLLKLLSWRQVPVPRSIDVLLVEQEIIGDNRSALEAVVAADEELAALRAEQAKLEASNDADDNERLAEVYEKLNLRDSDAARARASKILAGLGFDQAMQARSTKSFSGGWRMRISLARALFMQPTLLLLDEPTNHLDLRAVLWLEQYLCSQWKKTLIVVSHDRDFLNTVCNEIIHLHDKNLHVYRGNFDDFESGYEQKRKEMNRKFEVFEKQMKAAKKTGSKAAQDKVKGQALSKANKEAAKSKGKGKNVANDDDDMKPADLPQKWLDYKVEFHFPEPTLLTPPLLQLIEVGFSYPNRPDFKLSGVDVGIDMGTRVAIVGPNGAGKSTLLNLLAGDLTPTKGEVRRSQKLRIGRYSQHFVDLLTMEENAVQYLLRLHPDQEGMSKAEAVRAKLGKFGLPGHNHLTPIVKLSGGQKARVVFTSISMSHPHILLLDEPTNHLDMQSIDALADALDEFTGGVVLVSHDSRLISRVCDDEQRSEIWVVEDGTVNKFDGTFEDYKDELLEEIKKEVEE; encoded by the coding sequence atgggCCGCAAAGATacttcctcgtcgtcctccgccgccggcggcaagaAGGACAAGCCGATGTCGGTCTCCGCCATTCTGGCCTCCATGGACGCGCCGGCGTCCAAGGCCAAGCCATCCAAGGCGGCGTCCAAGCCCAAGCCCTCCAAGGCGCCCGCGTCGTCTTACATGGGCGACATCGACCTGCCCCCctccgatgaggaggaggacgacgccgacCTCGTTGCCATGGCCACGAAGCCCAAGGCGGCCCGCGCCACCGTCGACCTCAACGCCATCGCGCCCTCGCAGAAGGACGCGAAGAAGAAGGACAAGCgcgaggcgatggcggccgcGCAAGCCGAGGCGGCCAAGCAGGAGGCGCTCCGCGACGACCGCGACGCATTCTCTGTCGTTATTGGCGCGCGCGTCGCTGGATCCGCCGGGGCCTCCGAGGgtgactccgccgccgccgatgacaaCATCAAGGATATTGTGCTCGAGAACTTCTCTGTTTCTGCCCGCGGGAAGGAGCTACTCAAGAACGCCTCGCTCCGGATCTCGCACGGCCGGCGCTATGGCCTCGTCGGGCCCAACGGCATGGGCAAGTCCACCCTTCTGAAGCTGCTGTCATGGCGGCAGGTCCCGGTGCCCCGGAGCATTGATGTCCTGCTTGTGGAGCAGGAAATTATTGGAGACAATCGTTCAGCGCTCGaggctgttgttgctgctgatgAAGAGCTCGCAGCGCTTCGTGCCGAGCAGGCAAAGCTCGAGGCCTCTAACGATGCTGATGACAATGAGCGGCTTGCTGAGGTTTATGAGAAGCTCAACCTCCGGGATTCTGATGCTGCCCGGGCTCGTGCATCCAAGATCCTTGCTGGGCTGGGGTTTGATCAGGCTATGCAGGCCAGGTCCACTAAATCGTTCAGTGGTGGCTGGAGGATGCGCATCTCGCTTGCTCGTGCGCTGTTCATGCAGCCAACATTGTTGCTGCTTGATGAACCGACTAATCATCTTGACCTCCGAGCTGTTCTTTGGTTGGAGCAATACTTGTGCTCACAGTGGAAGAAAACACTGATTGTTGTGTCCCATGATCGCGACTTCCTGAACACAGTTTGCAATGAGATCATTCATTTGCATGATAAGAATCTGCATGTTTATCGTGGAAATTTTGACGACTTTGAGAGTGGGTATGaacagaagaggaaggagatgaaTAGGAAGTTTGAGGTGTTTGAAAAGCAGATGAAGGCAGCAAAGAAGACTGGGAGCAAGGCAGCGCAAGACAAGGTCAAAGGTCAGGCACTATCAAAGGCTAATAAGGAGGCTGCCAAGAGCAAGGGGAAGGGAAAGAATGTAGCAAATGATGACGACGACATGAAGCCAGCTGATCTTCCACAGAAATGGCTTGACTACAAGGTTGAGTTCCACTTCCCAGAGCCAACTTTGCTCACACCACCGCTCCTTCAGCTCATTGAGGTGGGCTTCAGCTACCCTAATAGGCCAGATTTCAAGCTGTCTGGTGTTGATGTTGGCATTGACATGGGAACACGTGTTGCAATTGTTGGTCCCAATGGGGCAGGAAAATCTACACTTCTTAATTTACTTGCTGGTGATCTTACCCCAACCAAAGGAGAGGTAAGGAGGAGTCAGAAGCTGAGGATTGGGCGATACTCACAGCATTTTGTTGACTTACTGACAATGGAGGAAAATGCAGTTCAGTATTTGCTCAGGCTCCATCCTGATCAGGAGGGAATGAGCAAAGCAGAGGCTGTACGTGCGAAGCTCGGAAAATTTGGTTTACCAGGGCACAACCATCTCACTCCAATAGTTAAATTATCTGGTGGACAGAAGGCCCGTGTTGTGTTCACTTCAATATCAATGTCACATCCCCACATTCTCCTGCTGGATGAGCCAACAAATCACCTAGACATGCAAAGTATCGATGCATTGGCAGATGCACTGGATGAATTCACTGGTGGTGTGGTCTTGGTTAGCCATGACTCGAGATTGATCTCTAGAGTGTGTGACGATGAGCAGAGGAGTGAGATATGGGTTGTAGAAGATGGCACTGTGAACAAATTTGATGGAACATTTGAGGACTACAAGGATGAACTTTTGGAAGAAATCAAAAAGGAAGTTGAAGAGTAA